The DNA region TTGAAAAGCATATTGATCAATCGAAAAGCGTTGGAGGAGCCGGCGAGGCTTTCTGCTTCTCCATGTCGAGAAGCACCCGTTTTCTATTCAGGCCGCCGCCATATCCGGTGAGGCTTCCATTCGCTCCGATCACCCGATGGCACGGCACGATGATGCCAATGGGGTTGTGGCCGTTGGCGAGTCCCACCGCGCGGGATGCTTTGGGAGCGCCGAGTTGTGCGGCGATCTGCCCATAGGATCGCGTCTGGCCGTAAGGGATCGTCAGCAGTGCCGCCCACACGCGCCGTTGGAAAGCAGTGCCGACCAGATTCAGTTCGAGGTCGAACTCCGTCCGCTCGCCGGCGAAGTACTCCTCGAGTTGTTCGGCGGCATCGGCGAATGCGTTGTCTCTGCGGACCCAGTCGGCTCGGTCCGGTTCGTAGGTCTGGTCCACCATCCGCAGATGGCTGAGCCGATCCTCATGACCGGCAAGTGTCAGTGTGCCGACAGGACTGTCGACCATCCGATAGTGCACGTTGTCCATTATTTCTCCCTAGGTGGCCACTCATTGACAGAGTGGTCGAGTGCGGTCCAAAGGTGTTGCGTGGCATAGGCTCGCCATGGCCGCCAGCGGCTGCTGCGTTCGACGAGAAGGTTGGGCGTCGCAGGCAACCCGAGTTGTCGCGCCGCGACAGTGACCCCCAGATCAGTGGCGGGAAACGCGTCGGGGTCACCGAGGGCCCGCATCGCGATCATCTCCGCCGACCACGGGCCGATCCCGGGAAGGCTCAGCAGCTGGGCCCGCGCCGAGTTCCAGTCGCACCCTGAATCGAGCACGACCTCCCCGCTGTTGATGGCGGCGATCAACGTGGTCAACGTTCGTTGCCGGGATCGCGGAAATGCCAGATGCCTCGTATCGATGTCCGACAGTGCATCGGCTTCGGGAAACACATGGGTCAGTTCACCGCCGGCGTCGGCGATCGGATGACCGTACGCCGCGACGATCCTGCCGGCGTGGGTTCGTGCCGCCTGCATCGACACCTGCTGCCCGAGTACGACCCGGATCGCCAGTTCATGCTCGTCGACCGTGCGCGGGATGCGCTGGCCGGGCGCCTTGGTGATCAATGCGCGGAGGCCCTCATCGGCGCTCAATGCATCGACCACCGCCTCGGGGTCGGCATCCAGGTCGAGGAGCCGCCGACACCGCGCGATCGCCGCGGACAGGTCACGGAAGTCGTCCACCACCAGTTGGCATCGAACGTGATCGGGGTGAGGTCGCAGGCTGACGATCGCGGTGCCGTGCGGCAATCGCAGTGTGCGCCGATAGGTGCCGTCGCGGACCTCCTCGACGCCGGGGATGGCGCTGGCCGCCAGATGACCGAAGAGTCCCTCGTAGGCGAAGGGTGCACGCACAGGGAGCCGCAGCGACATGGCGCCGGTACCGAGGAAATCCCCACTGTCGACGCGGGTCCGGGCCCGCTGGCGCAACCGTGTCGGCGTCAGGTCGCACACCGTGCGCACGGTGTCGTTGAACTGGCGGATGCTGGAGAAACCGGCTGCGAACGCGACGTCGCTGAACGGCGTCTCGGTCGTCTCGATCAGAACCCGCGCCATCTGGGTCCGTTGCGCCCTTGCCAGCGCCAGAGGCGCCGCTCCCACCTCCGCCTGCATCAGCCGCTCGAGTTGGCGCACGGTGTATCCCACGCGGGCCGCCAGCCCGGTCACGCCGTCGCGGTCGACCGTGCCGTCGGCGATCAGTCGCATCGCCCGGGCGACCACGTCACCGCGCACGTTCCATTCGGGCGAACCAGGCGAAGCGTCCGGCCGGCACCGCTTGCACGCCCGGAATCCGGCCCGCTGAGCCGCGGCCGCTGTCGGGTAGAAGCTCATGTTGCGGGCATACGGTGGCCGGACCGGGCAACTGGGTCGGCAGTAGATCTTCGTGGTGAGCACAGCGGTCACGAACCAACCGTCGAACCGGGCGTCCTTGGATTGGACGGCTCGGAGACAACGGTCGAAATCGGTGTGCATGCCATTGACAATTACACGTCGCCACCGACATCACTGGCGGAAAAGCGACATCGAAGGTCGCGGTGGCACGGGCGGTCGGTCAGCCCCGAGGCGTGGGCGTCAGCTGGTCACGCACCGCGGCGGCGCTGTCGGCCGCCAACGCCGCCGTCGCGGCACCGGCCGCCTCGCGACTGTCCAGTGCCCGGACCGCATCCTTGGTCGTGGCGATCGCCGGCGGGGAGACCGACAACGCGTCGACACCCAAACCGATCAACAACCCGGCGGCCCGTTCGTCGGCGGCGAACTCTCCACAGACCGATACCGAAACCCGGTCTCCGGCGCCCCGGCAGGTGCTGCGGATCAGCGCGAGCAAGCCGGGGTCGAAGGTGTCGCCGATCGTCGCGACCGCGTCGTTGTTGCGATCGGCGGCCAGTGCGTACTGGGTGAGGTCGTTGGTGCCGATCGAGAAGAAGTCGACGTGGGGCGCGAATGCGGCGGCCTTGAGCGCCGCGGCGGGCACCTCCACCATCATCCCGACCTCGAGGTCCGGGGGGCGCTGCGACCCGGTCGCCGCGAGCGCCTCGTCGAGCAGGCGTCGCGCGGCGAACAGTTCGTCGAGGGTGCTCACCATCGGGAACATCACGCTGACCGGGGTCTGGTGCGCGACCCGCGCCATCGCCAGCAGCTGATCGGACAGCAACTGTGGATGGTGTAGCGACAGCCGGATGCCGCGCACGCCGAGGAACGGGTTCATCTCTGCCGGGGTGGGCAGGAAATCCAACGGTTTGTCCCCACCGATATCCAAGGTGCGCAGCGTGATTCGTCTGCCGTCCATCGACTCGGCGATCTTGCGGTACACCGCGGTCTGTTCCTCGACGTCCGGGGCCTCGGGACGGCCGAGAAACAGGAACTCGGTGCGGATCAGTCCCGCGTAGTCGGCCCCGGCCGCCACGGCGGCCCTGGCGTCATCAACCGAACCGAGGTTCGCGCCGACCCGCACGGTGATCCCGTCGGTGGTGATCGCCGGTTCGGTGGCCCTCGCACGGGCCGCGTTCTTGCGAAGTGTCAGCGCAGCTACTCGGTCGCCGAATTGTCGGCGGACATCCTCGGGCGGGTCGATGACGAACTCACCGCTGGTCCCGTCCACCGCGACCACAGTTCCCTCGGCGATGCTCAGGACCGCGGGTCCGGCGCCGACGACCGCGGGAATTCCCTTGGCGCGCAGCAGGATGACGTTGTGGGCGTGCGGGCTGCCAAAGGCCAGCACGACGGCGGCCACCTGATCGCGCGGAAGCTCGGCGGCTTCGGCCGGTGTGAGGTCGGCGGCGATGAGGACCCCGGTGGCGTTCGCCGACGAGGCCACCGAGCCGAGCATGGCCCGCAGCACCTGGTCGCCCACCGCGGTGACGTCCTCCGCTCGGGCCTTCAGATACGGATCGGGCAGCGCCGCGAACTCCGCCGCCAGCGCCGTCACCGCCGCTGACCACGCCGCCACCGCCGACTCACCACCGTCGATGCGGGCGTGGACAGCGTCGAGCAGTTCGGTGTCGTCGAGAAAGAGTTGGTGGGCATCGAATATCGCCGCCTCGACCTCGCCGACCTCGCGGGCGGTGCGGGTGCGGAGCTCGCTGATGGTGCGCCGGACAACGGCGATCGCCTTGCTCACCCGACGCCATTCGGTGGTGGGGTCTTCGGCGGGGGTGTCGGGAATCGTGATCGGCTGTAGCCGGGCGGATCGTGCCGGCCCGATACCCAGGCCGGGGGATGCGCCCACGGGCGCCTGGGGCGGCGTTACCCTCGCCGTCACCTCGGGTGTCTGCGTGAGCGGCTCGTCGAAGTGCCGGGCTGCGAGGGCGAGAATGTGGTCGAGTGTTTCGGCCGCCTGGCTGCCGGCGACCCGCACCTCGACCTCGTGGCCGCTGCGCACGCCCAGCGTCGCGATCTTGGAGAGACTTCCCGCGCCCACCCATTCCGAATTGGTCGAGCGATTGCGGATGAATGCGCGCGCGTCGCGTTTGCGCGCTTCCTGGACGAGTCGCGCCGCCGGCCTCGCGTGGAGGCCGTGGGGATTCTCGACGAGGAAGCTGCCGGTCAGTTCGTCGGTCCCAGCAGGCGCATCGATGAGGGCCTCGGACGCGGACACCGGATGCAGATGGCCGATCTTGCCGGCAAGCGCGCCGGTCGCCTCGGCCACCACCTCGTCGGCGCTGGCGCCGCCGGCCGCCGCCACCGCGGCAACCACAAGACCCTCGACGAGCGGCGCCGGGCACAAGACCACTCCCGCACGCAGCTCGTCATCGAGCAGGTCCAGTGCGAGTTCGGCGGAGAGCACGGCACTGCCGAGATCCATCAGTACCACCACACCCGCGCCCTGTTCGGCGACGGTGATGGCCTCGACGATCTGTGTCGCGTCGGTCCCGAACGTGGTGTCGTCGAGGCCGGCGGCGATGGCGATCTTCACCTGCCTGCCGTGCACCATCTCCTGCGCGAGTGCGACCGCCGCGCGGGCCAGAGCCCGGCTGTGTGAGACGACGACGAGTCCGACCAACCCGGGGGCGCTCATCCACTGGCTCCGAAAGCGGTTGCCGCAGCGGCGATCAGCATCGCCGAGGAGGTGGCGCCGGGGTCGATGTGGCCGACGCTGCGCTGCCCGAGGTAGCTCGCTCTGCCCTTGCGCGCGACCATCGATTCGGTGCCGTCGCGGCCCTTCTCGGCGGCCGCGGACGCATCGGTCAGTGCGGACGCGAGGTCCTTGCCCGCCGCCAGTGCGCCGTCGAACGCGTCCAGCGCAGGGGCCAACGCGTCGAACATCGTCTTGTCGCCGGCCTCGGCGCGGCCGCGGGCGACCACCCCGTCGACGCCGGCGCGTAGCGCCTTCGCGAACTCGGCCGGGTCCGCGGCGTCGGCGCCGAAAGCCGGCGCCATCCTCAGGAAGAGCGTTCCGTACAGCGGCCCGCTCGCACCGCCGACGGAACTGACCAACGTCATACCGACCTTCTTGAACAGCGCCGGTAGATCTGCCGGCGCGGCGTCGTCGAGGGCGGCGATCACGGCCTTCATCCCGCGGTCCATGTTGATGCCGTGGTCGGCATCGCCGACCGCCGCGTCGAGATCGGTGAGGTACTGGGCGTTTTCGCCGATGATCCTGGCGAACTCGCGCAGCCATCCGGTGGCGCTGGCGGTGTCGATGGTGCGGTCCGTGCTCATTCAGCAACCCTTTCGCAGTGCGGGTGTGTTGACCGGGTGATCCCACAGACGCAGCAGATCGTCGTCGGCGCGCAGCAGGGTCACCGAACAGCCCGCCATGTCCAGGCTGGTGATGTAGGGCCCGACGAGGGAGCGGGCCACGGTCGCCCCGGCCTTCTCCAGGATCGCCGCGATCTCGGAGTACATGACGTACAGCTCGAGCGGTGGGGTCGCGCCCATGCTGTTGACGAACAAGATGACCCCTGCGCTGGAGGAGAAGTCGAGATCGGCCAGGATGGGCTCGACCATCATCTCCGCGATCGCCTTCGCCGACTGCAGCGGCACTCGCTGCCGACCCGGCTCGCCGTGGATGCCGATGCCGAGTTCGATCTCGTCCTCGGGCAGCTCGAAGGTCGGATGACCCACGGCAGGCACCGTGCACGACGTGAGCGCCACTCCCATGCTGCGGGCCGCCTCGTTGACCCGGCGGGCCACGCCGACGACGTCGGCGAGACTGCGGCCCTGGTCGGCTGCCGCGCCGGCCAGTTTCTCCAGTAGCACCGTGGCGCCGACGCCGCGGCGGCCGGCGGTGTACGTGCTGTCCTGCACGGCGACGTCGTCGTCGACGATGACGGATTCGACGTCGATGCCCTCGGCCTGTGCCAGTTCGGCGGCCATCTCGAAGTTCATCACATCGCCGGTGTAGTTCTTGACGATGTGCAGGACGCCGGCGCCGGCGTTGACGGTCTTGGTGGCTTCGAGCATCTGATCGGGCACCGGCGAGGTGAAGATCTCACCCGCACACGCCGCGTCCAGCATTCCCGCACCGACGAAGCCTCCGTGCAGTGGTTCGTGCCCCGAGCCGCCGCCGGAGATGAGCGCCACCTTGCCGGCCACCGGGGCGTCGCCGCGGTAGATGATCCGATTGGTCTGGTCGATGCGCAGTTCCGGGTGGGCCAGTGCCATGCCGCGCAGTGCTTCTGCGACGACGTCGTTGGGGTCGTTGATGAGCTTCTTCATGGCGGTGCCTCCTCAGGCTGCGCTGGTGGTCTGGGGGGTGGGTTCAGCGGTGACGGCGACCGGGTTCACGGGATCGGAGTCGGCGCGGGTGCGCGAGATCGCCACGTACGTCACTGCGGCCACGACGCCGGCCAGGAATTCCGCGCCGAGGTACACCGGAAGCTGGCCCCATGACACGTCCCCGCCCGCGAGCTGCTGGATGAACATCGGGCCGAAGGTGCGGGCCGGGTTGATCGACGCGCCCGTGGTGGGTGCGACGGGGATGATGGCGGCGAACACGACCAGGCCGATCGCCACGCCGGCGAACCCCGCCGACGCCTTGCGGTGAATCACACCGAAAACGGTGAACACAAGAATGAACGTACCCACGAACTCAGCGAAAAAGGCCTGTATCGATGCGGTTTCGGCAGAATAGCCGGCAATGCCGAGTCCCACATCGCTGGCGGCCATCCCCAGCACGCCGATGATCGCGGCGGCGCCGGCGATCGCGCCGAGGACCTGCGCACCGATGTAGGCGGGCACCCGTGACCACGGGAAGTTTCCGGTGACGGCCAGCCCGAGCGTGACCGCGGGGTTGATGTGGTTGCCGGAGATGTGGCCCAGCGCGTAGATGGTCGCGACCACGATGGTGGCGAACGCAAGCGAGATCATCCCGAGGTCCGCCATGGTGAAGGGGGCGTCCCCGTTGACGATCAGGGTGGCCGGTACTGCGCCGACGCCGACGAACACCAGAAACGCCGTGCCGAGCGCTTCTGCCGCAAGCTTCTGGGGGAGTGAAGGCTCATCCATACTGCTCTCCTCTGAGTAAGCACGGTCGCCGGTTTGTGATCACTACCGTTCACCTGTCGGCGATATCGGATTGCATTCGATAATGTCGAATGTGATCTGGACCATACGCTTATGCTGCGAGTGGCACAAGGGGTGCCGGAGGGAAGTGGGGGCAGATGATCCAGGCGGTCGATCGGGCTTTGCGCATCCTCACGGTGCTCCAGGGTGGGCGGCGGATGAGCCTCGGGGAGATCGCGGCAGCGATCGACCTGGCTCCGTCGACCGTGCACGGTCTGATTCGCACACTGCTCGCGCACGGCATGGTGCAGCAGGAACTCGATTCGGGCCGCTACCG from Mycobacterium sp. DL includes:
- a CDS encoding methylated-DNA--[protein]-cysteine S-methyltransferase; translation: MDNVHYRMVDSPVGTLTLAGHEDRLSHLRMVDQTYEPDRADWVRRDNAFADAAEQLEEYFAGERTEFDLELNLVGTAFQRRVWAALLTIPYGQTRSYGQIAAQLGAPKASRAVGLANGHNPIGIIVPCHRVIGANGSLTGYGGGLNRKRVLLDMEKQKASPAPPTLFD
- a CDS encoding DNA-3-methyladenine glycosylase 2 family protein; this encodes MHTDFDRCLRAVQSKDARFDGWFVTAVLTTKIYCRPSCPVRPPYARNMSFYPTAAAAQRAGFRACKRCRPDASPGSPEWNVRGDVVARAMRLIADGTVDRDGVTGLAARVGYTVRQLERLMQAEVGAAPLALARAQRTQMARVLIETTETPFSDVAFAAGFSSIRQFNDTVRTVCDLTPTRLRQRARTRVDSGDFLGTGAMSLRLPVRAPFAYEGLFGHLAASAIPGVEEVRDGTYRRTLRLPHGTAIVSLRPHPDHVRCQLVVDDFRDLSAAIARCRRLLDLDADPEAVVDALSADEGLRALITKAPGQRIPRTVDEHELAIRVVLGQQVSMQAARTHAGRIVAAYGHPIADAGGELTHVFPEADALSDIDTRHLAFPRSRQRTLTTLIAAINSGEVVLDSGCDWNSARAQLLSLPGIGPWSAEMIAMRALGDPDAFPATDLGVTVAARQLGLPATPNLLVERSSRWRPWRAYATQHLWTALDHSVNEWPPREK
- the ptsP gene encoding phosphoenolpyruvate--protein phosphotransferase, coding for MSAPGLVGLVVVSHSRALARAAVALAQEMVHGRQVKIAIAAGLDDTTFGTDATQIVEAITVAEQGAGVVVLMDLGSAVLSAELALDLLDDELRAGVVLCPAPLVEGLVVAAVAAAGGASADEVVAEATGALAGKIGHLHPVSASEALIDAPAGTDELTGSFLVENPHGLHARPAARLVQEARKRDARAFIRNRSTNSEWVGAGSLSKIATLGVRSGHEVEVRVAGSQAAETLDHILALAARHFDEPLTQTPEVTARVTPPQAPVGASPGLGIGPARSARLQPITIPDTPAEDPTTEWRRVSKAIAVVRRTISELRTRTAREVGEVEAAIFDAHQLFLDDTELLDAVHARIDGGESAVAAWSAAVTALAAEFAALPDPYLKARAEDVTAVGDQVLRAMLGSVASSANATGVLIAADLTPAEAAELPRDQVAAVVLAFGSPHAHNVILLRAKGIPAVVGAGPAVLSIAEGTVVAVDGTSGEFVIDPPEDVRRQFGDRVAALTLRKNAARARATEPAITTDGITVRVGANLGSVDDARAAVAAGADYAGLIRTEFLFLGRPEAPDVEEQTAVYRKIAESMDGRRITLRTLDIGGDKPLDFLPTPAEMNPFLGVRGIRLSLHHPQLLSDQLLAMARVAHQTPVSVMFPMVSTLDELFAARRLLDEALAATGSQRPPDLEVGMMVEVPAAALKAAAFAPHVDFFSIGTNDLTQYALAADRNNDAVATIGDTFDPGLLALIRSTCRGAGDRVSVSVCGEFAADERAAGLLIGLGVDALSVSPPAIATTKDAVRALDSREAAGAATAALAADSAAAVRDQLTPTPRG
- the dhaL gene encoding dihydroxyacetone kinase subunit DhaL is translated as MDTASATGWLREFARIIGENAQYLTDLDAAVGDADHGINMDRGMKAVIAALDDAAPADLPALFKKVGMTLVSSVGGASGPLYGTLFLRMAPAFGADAADPAEFAKALRAGVDGVVARGRAEAGDKTMFDALAPALDAFDGALAAGKDLASALTDASAAAEKGRDGTESMVARKGRASYLGQRSVGHIDPGATSSAMLIAAAATAFGASG
- the dhaK gene encoding dihydroxyacetone kinase subunit DhaK, which produces MKKLINDPNDVVAEALRGMALAHPELRIDQTNRIIYRGDAPVAGKVALISGGGSGHEPLHGGFVGAGMLDAACAGEIFTSPVPDQMLEATKTVNAGAGVLHIVKNYTGDVMNFEMAAELAQAEGIDVESVIVDDDVAVQDSTYTAGRRGVGATVLLEKLAGAAADQGRSLADVVGVARRVNEAARSMGVALTSCTVPAVGHPTFELPEDEIELGIGIHGEPGRQRVPLQSAKAIAEMMVEPILADLDFSSSAGVILFVNSMGATPPLELYVMYSEIAAILEKAGATVARSLVGPYITSLDMAGCSVTLLRADDDLLRLWDHPVNTPALRKGC
- a CDS encoding MIP/aquaporin family protein, producing MDEPSLPQKLAAEALGTAFLVFVGVGAVPATLIVNGDAPFTMADLGMISLAFATIVVATIYALGHISGNHINPAVTLGLAVTGNFPWSRVPAYIGAQVLGAIAGAAAIIGVLGMAASDVGLGIAGYSAETASIQAFFAEFVGTFILVFTVFGVIHRKASAGFAGVAIGLVVFAAIIPVAPTTGASINPARTFGPMFIQQLAGGDVSWGQLPVYLGAEFLAGVVAAVTYVAISRTRADSDPVNPVAVTAEPTPQTTSAA